A genomic segment from Candidatus Poribacteria bacterium encodes:
- a CDS encoding type I restriction enzyme HsdR N-terminal domain-containing protein produces the protein MTLKEHIDDIRNELVNQQFTNETAVRSGIIDPLLKELGWPMLKTQVVFPEYPVEGQRVDYALYHPLATPRIFIEAKQVGKLDGAERQLFKYAVHQGVRVAILTDGRKWIFFYPLGEGTYEERKVVELDLITRNSEENANLLNRYLNYESVQTGDAFVAIEEDYRNFSRQRELARHLPEVWHKLLEEKNRVLLQLLIADMKKVCRYLPTEEEVLAFLESLTTESEEARVPLADSQIQGLDQEEHVPPMHVSTPEPKRSQRRTRLVVTMPDGEIIECPKIKDTFFEVIEKLGVEKVAALDIVRRKIPRVTASEYSGRSQTKSGEYYIYTGGTTIDKKRDLMKIAKGLGVELKVEIIPKE, from the coding sequence ATGACACTGAAGGAGCACATTGATGACATACGCAACGAATTAGTAAACCAGCAGTTCACAAATGAAACTGCCGTACGTTCCGGTATTATAGATCCACTGCTTAAGGAGTTAGGATGGCCGATGTTGAAGACTCAGGTTGTTTTTCCGGAATACCCAGTTGAGGGACAGAGAGTTGACTATGCTCTGTATCATCCACTCGCAACACCACGCATTTTCATTGAAGCGAAGCAAGTTGGGAAGCTTGATGGAGCAGAAAGACAACTTTTTAAATACGCTGTTCATCAAGGTGTCCGTGTTGCTATTCTCACCGATGGGCGGAAATGGATCTTTTTTTACCCGCTGGGTGAGGGAACTTACGAAGAACGCAAGGTAGTCGAATTGGATCTCATTACTAGAAATAGTGAGGAAAATGCCAATCTTCTAAACAGATACTTAAACTACGAGTCAGTACAAACGGGTGATGCATTTGTTGCAATCGAAGAAGACTATCGAAACTTTTCGCGACAACGCGAGTTGGCACGGCATTTGCCCGAAGTATGGCACAAGCTCTTGGAAGAAAAGAATCGGGTATTGCTACAACTTCTAATAGCAGATATGAAAAAGGTTTGTAGATATTTACCAACAGAAGAGGAGGTACTTGCTTTTCTGGAAAGTTTAACAACAGAATCTGAGGAAGCGCGTGTTCCTCTTGCGGATAGTCAAATCCAAGGTCTTGACCAAGAAGAGCACGTTCCCCCAATGCATGTTTCGACTCCAGAACCGAAACGGTCTCAGCGACGGACAAGACTGGTTGTTACGATGCCTGATGGTGAAATAATTGAATGTCCGAAAATAAAAGACACTTTTTTTGAGGTGATTGAAAAGTTAGGAGTTGAAAAAGTGGCGGCACTTGACATAGTCCGGCGAAAGATTCCTCGTGTCACAGCATCTGAATACTCGGGCCGCTCCCAAACGAAATCAGGGGAATATTACATCTATACAGGCGGGACGACGATAGATAAGAAACGGGATCTTATGAAAATTGCCAAAGGTTTAGGGGTTGAACTAAAAGTGGAAATTATTCCGAAAGAGTGA
- a CDS encoding AAA family ATPase, translating into METLQGILERIVYENPDTGYTVGRLSARAQSELITVVGNLASINPGESLLLQGEWVDNPRYGRQFQIEKYETILPANVVGLRKYLGSGLIKGIGPKMAALIVRKFGMDTMDVIEYEPDKLTRVPGIGRKRVEMIKEAWEAQREIKNVMIFLQSHDVSTAHAAKIYKTYESHAIPIVTENPYRLADDIYGIGFVTADTIAQKLGIDKDAPQRVQAGIKYVLSQKADEGHVFQHRSELIEACETMLEQELEAIEEGIFALIEKEEIINPGFTDFPDTDEQTNIDETQGDYEVSDQSSADGDQEEITDAHQASLSDSRQPTADSHSAIYLAPFFYAELGVANQFLRLLNSNERHGTSHVQTEAASLSELESEMHIRFAPQQREAIHTAMTARALILTGGPGTGKTTTTVGMIRLFEAQGRHITLAAPTGRAAKRLSETTGGEAKTIHRLLEFSPQINAFKRDRHNPLNTDVVIIDETSMVDLVLMNRLMQAIRPSTTVILIGDTDQLPSVGAGNVLKELIDSRRIPVIQLTEIFRQAQESMIVTNAHRINKGDFPELTGDTDRNFFFIEEDDPEEITEVICSLIADRLPQHYDYHPVDDIQLLCPMRRGTLGTENLNKRLQEVLNPEYTAPVYRHPLEKSRFGAEPYAQVSRLKDQSVTAGGFRVGDKVMQIRNNYDYDVFNGDIGRVVAIEHIDKKIYIQFPDKQVAYDTADLGELVLAYATTIHKAQGSEYPAVVIPLHTQHYLMLQRNLLYTGITRARERVVVVGTKQALGICIRNNQVMQRNSYLAERLNNSQ; encoded by the coding sequence ATGGAAACATTGCAGGGTATACTTGAACGCATCGTCTATGAGAACCCTGATACCGGCTATACAGTCGGACGACTTTCCGCGCGCGCCCAGTCCGAACTTATCACTGTCGTCGGCAATTTGGCATCCATCAACCCCGGTGAAAGCCTCCTCCTCCAAGGCGAGTGGGTAGACAATCCCAGATACGGCAGACAGTTCCAAATTGAGAAATATGAAACCATCCTACCCGCAAACGTCGTCGGCTTAAGAAAATACCTCGGCTCAGGTCTCATCAAGGGTATCGGTCCGAAGATGGCAGCACTCATCGTCCGGAAGTTCGGCATGGATACGATGGATGTCATTGAGTACGAACCTGACAAACTGACGCGCGTCCCCGGCATCGGGCGGAAGCGTGTAGAGATGATCAAAGAAGCGTGGGAAGCACAGCGCGAGATTAAAAACGTCATGATCTTCCTGCAATCGCACGATGTAAGTACGGCACACGCCGCAAAGATTTACAAGACTTATGAAAGCCATGCAATCCCAATCGTCACAGAAAACCCATATCGTCTCGCCGACGACATTTACGGCATCGGATTCGTAACCGCGGACACAATCGCGCAGAAACTCGGCATAGATAAGGACGCACCACAACGGGTGCAAGCCGGAATCAAATATGTTCTCAGCCAAAAGGCAGATGAAGGCCACGTTTTTCAACACCGCTCCGAATTGATTGAGGCGTGTGAGACGATGCTTGAGCAGGAACTGGAAGCGATTGAAGAGGGTATCTTTGCCCTCATTGAAAAAGAGGAAATTATTAATCCCGGTTTTACAGACTTCCCAGACACTGACGAACAAACCAACATAGACGAGACACAGGGCGACTACGAGGTTAGCGATCAATCATCAGCAGATGGCGATCAGGAAGAGATTACCGATGCACATCAAGCATCTCTTTCCGATAGCCGACAGCCGACAGCCGACAGCCATTCAGCTATCTACCTTGCTCCTTTTTTCTATGCAGAACTCGGTGTCGCAAATCAGTTTTTGAGACTCCTGAATTCTAATGAGAGACACGGCACCAGTCACGTTCAAACCGAGGCGGCATCGCTCTCCGAATTGGAGAGCGAGATGCATATCCGTTTCGCACCGCAGCAACGTGAGGCGATCCATACGGCGATGACAGCGCGTGCTCTGATTCTTACGGGCGGACCCGGCACTGGCAAAACGACAACCACGGTCGGCATGATTCGTCTGTTTGAGGCACAAGGCAGACACATCACTTTGGCAGCACCCACAGGGCGCGCCGCCAAACGCCTCAGCGAGACAACCGGTGGTGAAGCCAAAACCATCCATCGACTCCTTGAATTCTCGCCACAAATTAACGCCTTTAAACGGGATCGACACAACCCTTTGAACACAGATGTCGTTATTATTGACGAGACATCCATGGTAGACCTCGTCCTGATGAACCGTTTGATGCAGGCAATCCGTCCGAGTACCACCGTCATCCTCATCGGTGACACCGATCAACTCCCCTCTGTCGGTGCAGGCAATGTCCTGAAGGAGCTCATCGATTCCCGAAGGATACCCGTCATTCAACTGACCGAGATATTCCGCCAAGCGCAGGAAAGCATGATCGTCACAAATGCCCATCGTATTAACAAAGGCGATTTTCCTGAACTCACCGGCGACACTGACCGAAACTTTTTCTTCATAGAGGAGGACGATCCCGAAGAAATTACCGAAGTGATATGTTCGCTCATCGCGGATCGGTTACCACAGCACTACGATTATCATCCAGTAGACGACATCCAACTCCTATGTCCGATGAGACGCGGAACGCTTGGTACTGAAAACCTCAACAAACGGCTTCAAGAGGTGTTGAATCCGGAATATACTGCGCCGGTCTACCGCCATCCCTTAGAAAAATCACGGTTCGGAGCCGAACCTTATGCACAAGTATCTCGCTTGAAAGACCAATCCGTCACAGCGGGTGGTTTCCGTGTCGGCGATAAAGTGATGCAGATCCGCAACAACTACGACTATGACGTGTTCAACGGTGATATCGGGAGAGTTGTCGCGATTGAGCACATCGACAAGAAAATCTATATCCAGTTTCCCGATAAACAGGTCGCTTACGATACGGCGGACCTGGGAGAACTCGTCTTAGCGTATGCCACGACAATCCATAAAGCACAGGGCAGTGAATATCCGGCTGTTGTTATCCCCTTGCACACACAACACTATCTGATGTTACAGCGGAATCTTCTTTACACCGGTATCACCCGCGCGAGGGAGCGCGTCGTGGTCGTCGGCACCAAACAGGCACTCGGCATTTGTATCCGTAACAATCAAGTCATGCAACGCAACAGCTACCTCGCCGAACGCCTGAATAACAGCCAGTAA
- a CDS encoding Uma2 family endonuclease gives MKLQEIHEVEQGIRPPESLKMTLEEFLEHDVEGYEYIDGKLVPKSPPLPPEMRSIPTTMTLEEFLEHDVEGYEYVKGELVPMVPPSREHGEISVNVIHYLYMHVYQQKLGRLYTAETTFQIGERTAKPDVAFVSTARLTGDKTKGFSIPPDLAIEVVSPADVQSRVAAKALAYLKAGTHLVWVLEPVSKTVTVYRSETDIETLTHNNTLTGEDVVPGFSCPIAHLFDSLLYL, from the coding sequence ATGAAGTTACAAGAAATCCACGAAGTTGAGCAAGGAATACGTCCACCAGAAAGCCTCAAGATGACATTGGAAGAGTTTCTCGAGCATGATGTAGAGGGATATGAATACATAGACGGCAAATTAGTCCCAAAATCACCGCCACTTCCTCCAGAGATGCGCTCAATACCTACCACAATGACGTTGGAGGAATTTCTTGAGCATGATGTAGAGGGGTATGAATATGTTAAGGGAGAATTAGTACCAATGGTGCCGCCGTCGAGAGAACATGGTGAAATTAGTGTCAATGTCATTCATTATTTGTATATGCATGTTTATCAACAGAAATTAGGACGCTTGTATACGGCGGAGACGACATTTCAGATTGGGGAACGTACAGCAAAACCTGATGTCGCGTTTGTTTCAACCGCCCGATTGACTGGCGACAAGACTAAGGGGTTTTCCATACCGCCCGATCTGGCAATTGAGGTTGTTTCTCCTGCAGATGTCCAGTCTCGTGTTGCTGCAAAAGCACTTGCCTATCTGAAAGCAGGAACACATCTCGTTTGGGTTCTTGAACCTGTTTCTAAAACGGTGACGGTATATCGCTCCGAGACAGATATTGAGACACTAACACACAACAATACACTCACCGGTGAGGATGTCGTGCCAGGGTTTTCTTGTCCAATCGCACACCTATTTGATAGTTTGCTCTATTTGTAA
- the thrC gene encoding threonine synthase: protein MEKVLGLKCRECGEQYPKEPLHVCEFCFGPLEVDYDYEVIQKSISRRSIESGPESMWRYADLLPIDGEPTDGEHTGFTPLVRAKNLADALGVNEIYIKDDTVCHPTFSFKDRVVAVALSKAKEFDFDTVSCASTGNLANAVAAHAAIAKLNCFLFIPADLEVGKVVASLVYGPTVVGITGTYDDVNRLCSEIGGVYPWAFVNINIRPFYAEGSKTLCFELLEQLGWKAPAHIVAPAAGGSLITKIGKALKEFHTLDLIDKPNTKIHVAQAEGCGPIVNTYKENGDFVKPVRPNTIAKSLAIGNPADGIYAVDTVRNSGGVGEHATDGEIVEAIKLLASTEGIFTETAGGVTLAAAQKLIESGHIGRDESIVLAITGNGLKTVEALQDKTDKPHTIPPQLNAFRKLMTEVG, encoded by the coding sequence ATGGAAAAAGTATTAGGGCTCAAATGCCGCGAATGTGGTGAGCAATATCCCAAAGAGCCGCTTCACGTTTGCGAATTCTGTTTTGGGCCTCTGGAAGTAGACTATGACTATGAAGTGATACAAAAATCTATCTCAAGGCGTTCAATAGAGAGCGGTCCCGAAAGTATGTGGCGATATGCAGATCTGCTGCCGATAGACGGTGAACCGACGGATGGTGAGCACACTGGGTTTACACCCCTCGTTCGTGCGAAAAATCTCGCAGACGCGCTCGGGGTCAACGAGATCTATATCAAAGACGACACCGTCTGTCATCCGACGTTTTCCTTCAAAGATCGGGTTGTCGCAGTCGCTTTGAGCAAAGCGAAGGAATTCGACTTTGACACTGTCTCCTGTGCGTCCACTGGCAATCTCGCCAACGCTGTTGCCGCACACGCCGCCATCGCGAAACTGAACTGCTTTCTCTTTATCCCCGCGGATCTTGAGGTCGGCAAAGTCGTCGCATCTCTCGTTTATGGTCCCACAGTCGTAGGCATCACTGGTACTTACGACGATGTCAACCGACTTTGTAGTGAAATTGGTGGGGTCTATCCATGGGCATTTGTGAACATCAACATCCGACCTTTCTATGCTGAAGGCTCGAAAACCCTCTGCTTTGAACTGCTCGAACAACTCGGTTGGAAGGCGCCCGCACATATCGTCGCACCTGCCGCTGGTGGTTCTCTCATCACAAAGATTGGCAAGGCATTAAAAGAATTCCACACTTTGGATTTAATAGACAAACCGAACACTAAAATCCACGTCGCCCAAGCGGAAGGTTGTGGTCCCATCGTCAACACATATAAAGAAAACGGCGACTTTGTAAAGCCTGTCAGACCGAACACAATCGCTAAATCCCTTGCTATTGGAAATCCAGCAGATGGTATCTATGCTGTTGATACAGTCCGAAACTCCGGTGGTGTCGGCGAACACGCCACTGATGGTGAGATCGTGGAGGCGATAAAACTGCTCGCTTCTACAGAAGGTATCTTCACCGAAACTGCTGGCGGTGTTACGCTCGCCGCTGCGCAAAAATTGATAGAGAGCGGCCACATTGGACGGGATGAGTCGATAGTTCTCGCCATCACGGGTAATGGACTCAAAACCGTTGAGGCACTCCAAGATAAAACCGATAAGCCGCATACCATTCCACCGCAGCTCAATGCTTTTCGGAAATTGATGACGGAAGTTGGATAG
- a CDS encoding aldolase/citrate lyase family protein yields MSAANLKQRIHNGEHVYGANVSMATTADALVSKVEDEGYDFVAVDSQHSPYNEDRLVAFCNMANELGIPVNFRIKHTRNAYLIGNYLDLGPSGIEVPQVELDETVNEAVAAFYYPQQGIRSWGGAPRVNSAGKERLEYADWWNSNGILWMQIESIEAVTHARYLAKPGVDCLSFGPADLTFSIESHPNHALQTVDACVEYVARALEGTTTAVCFRNGNPSTRQKYADMGVTVFLE; encoded by the coding sequence ATGTCAGCAGCAAATTTGAAACAGCGGATACATAACGGAGAACACGTCTATGGCGCTAACGTCTCTATGGCAACAACCGCCGACGCGCTCGTCTCCAAAGTCGAAGACGAGGGTTACGATTTTGTTGCCGTAGATAGCCAGCACTCTCCATACAACGAAGATCGGCTTGTCGCCTTTTGTAATATGGCGAATGAATTAGGGATTCCGGTTAACTTTCGGATTAAGCATACCCGAAACGCCTACCTCATCGGCAACTACCTTGATTTGGGCCCCTCTGGCATTGAGGTGCCGCAAGTTGAATTGGACGAAACAGTAAACGAGGCCGTTGCCGCGTTCTACTATCCACAGCAGGGTATCCGAAGTTGGGGTGGTGCCCCACGGGTCAATTCCGCAGGCAAAGAGCGGCTCGAATACGCCGACTGGTGGAATTCCAATGGTATCCTCTGGATGCAAATCGAATCTATAGAAGCTGTCACACATGCACGATATCTCGCGAAACCGGGTGTTGATTGCCTCTCCTTCGGTCCCGCTGATTTGACATTTAGCATTGAGAGTCATCCGAATCATGCGCTCCAAACCGTGGATGCCTGCGTTGAATACGTCGCTCGCGCCTTGGAAGGAACGACAACTGCTGTCTGCTTTAGAAATGGCAACCCCAGCACACGTCAAAAGTATGCGGACATGGGCGTTACCGTCTTTTTGGAATAG
- a CDS encoding DNA methyltransferase: MNKLYFGDNLEILREMDDERVHLICTDPPFNSGRDYNAFIGDSLAQKKAFTDTWTYDTAAQDARTDIESRAITSDTYKALDNCLKGYDLVLQNAVSGNSGAMRAYLAFMGPRLAEMHRVLTPTGSIYLHCDPTASHYLKGVMDAIFGVDNFRNEIIWQRTNAHNDGKQYGRVHDTILFYSKSSKTVWNPVYMEHDPEYVKRAYRYKDQRGLYQVGDLNASGIRHGESGKPWRSVDPNAVGNHWRAPRREAWPEGVEPPDNYESLSVHEKLDALDANGLIYWPPKGNIPRFKRYLSTSKGRRVHDIITDINPLTSKSKEHQGYPTQKPLALYERLITASSNEGDIILDPFCGCGTTIDAAHALKRQWLGIDLTILALDPMRQRLADRHGLEPSVDYQIEGYPTNMQEVHRLLKEGDKRKYHDFSNWAVTRLGLRPTKDVGDGGLDGVGHVTLWNPQQMKETDARILAEVKTGKPTITQVRAFCRVMDKNNAEVGIFITIEPVTAKMRQEAQDMGSFEHNKKSYPRLQFWRIDDTYFENPDIINTLVRLPDAWRIRPTQKSERHFDSQQIRFLQG; this comes from the coding sequence ATGAACAAACTCTACTTCGGCGATAACCTCGAAATCCTACGCGAGATGGATGACGAACGCGTTCACCTGATATGCACCGACCCACCCTTCAACAGCGGACGCGACTACAACGCCTTCATCGGTGATTCCCTCGCACAGAAGAAAGCGTTTACCGATACATGGACGTATGACACCGCTGCACAGGATGCGCGCACCGACATTGAATCACGAGCCATTACCAGCGACACTTATAAAGCACTTGACAACTGCCTCAAGGGTTACGACTTAGTGCTGCAAAACGCCGTATCCGGCAATAGTGGTGCAATGCGTGCCTACCTCGCCTTCATGGGACCCAGACTTGCCGAGATGCACCGAGTCCTCACACCCACCGGCAGCATCTACCTCCACTGCGACCCGACTGCAAGCCACTATCTCAAAGGCGTAATGGACGCTATCTTTGGCGTGGATAATTTCAGGAACGAGATTATCTGGCAACGCACGAATGCACATAACGACGGTAAGCAGTATGGCAGAGTCCACGACACGATTCTATTCTATAGCAAAAGTAGCAAAACGGTATGGAACCCTGTCTATATGGAGCATGATCCGGAGTACGTAAAAAGGGCTTATCGCTATAAGGACCAAAGAGGTCTCTACCAAGTAGGGGATCTGAACGCATCTGGAATTAGGCATGGTGAATCTGGAAAACCTTGGCGGAGCGTAGATCCGAATGCCGTAGGTAATCACTGGCGAGCACCGCGTAGAGAAGCCTGGCCCGAAGGTGTTGAACCACCTGACAATTATGAATCCCTTTCTGTTCACGAAAAACTGGATGCGTTGGATGCGAACGGTTTAATTTACTGGCCCCCGAAGGGAAATATCCCAAGGTTTAAGCGGTATTTGTCTACCTCAAAGGGAAGAAGAGTGCACGATATTATTACAGACATAAACCCCCTCACAAGCAAATCTAAGGAGCACCAAGGTTACCCGACGCAAAAGCCACTTGCACTTTATGAACGCCTGATAACTGCCTCCAGCAACGAAGGTGATATCATCCTCGATCCGTTCTGTGGCTGCGGCACGACAATTGATGCCGCCCATGCCCTCAAACGGCAGTGGTTGGGCATAGACTTAACAATCCTCGCACTTGATCCGATGCGGCAACGGTTGGCAGATCGGCACGGGTTAGAGCCGTCCGTTGACTACCAAATCGAAGGCTATCCGACGAACATGCAGGAGGTCCACAGACTCTTAAAAGAGGGAGACAAACGGAAATATCACGACTTCTCGAATTGGGCGGTGACACGGCTTGGACTGAGACCGACGAAAGATGTCGGTGATGGCGGACTCGACGGCGTTGGACACGTCACGCTCTGGAATCCGCAGCAGATGAAAGAGACGGATGCGCGCATTCTCGCTGAGGTCAAGACCGGTAAACCTACCATTACCCAAGTCCGCGCCTTCTGCCGTGTGATGGATAAGAACAACGCTGAGGTCGGTATCTTTATCACCATTGAACCCGTCACCGCGAAAATGCGGCAAGAAGCACAGGATATGGGCAGTTTTGAACACAACAAGAAATCCTACCCTCGCCTCCAATTCTGGCGGATAGATGATACCTACTTCGAGAACCCGGATATTATCAATACCCTCGTCCGCTTACCAGACGCATGGCGAATCCGCCCCACCCAGAAATCGGAACGCCACTTCGATAGCCAGCAGATACGATTCCTACAGGGATAA
- a CDS encoding archease, with amino-acid sequence MKPYEYIEHTADMGLQVRGKNLSELLTNAAQGLFETIAVVETVDEIASIQIRLTAESVEDLFVAWLDELIFQHETKEIFFKRAAVQQCSETEVSATVYGEPANFDKHEVYTEIKSVTYHQLQVVQKPDGSWFAQVIFDL; translated from the coding sequence ATGAAACCTTACGAATACATCGAACATACGGCTGATATGGGACTACAGGTTAGGGGAAAAAACCTGTCTGAACTCCTGACGAATGCGGCACAAGGACTCTTTGAGACGATAGCGGTTGTGGAGACAGTTGATGAGATAGCGTCTATCCAAATTCGCCTCACGGCTGAATCTGTGGAAGACCTGTTTGTGGCGTGGCTCGATGAACTCATCTTTCAACACGAGACGAAGGAGATTTTCTTTAAGCGCGCAGCGGTTCAGCAGTGCAGCGAAACGGAGGTATCAGCGACGGTTTACGGCGAACCGGCAAATTTCGATAAACACGAAGTCTATACTGAGATTAAGAGTGTCACGTATCATCAGTTGCAGGTTGTGCAAAAGCCTGATGGGAGTTGGTTCGCGCAGGTTATTTTTGATCTGTAA
- a CDS encoding enolase gives MKVTNVERVIVDVPFTPRQQQITTQSVSTVYNWSLLELCKVTTDTGHVGWGETVIHYTYSRVSDASVERVLGQSPALFMNDDSLGAGLQMALFDVVGKILEVPVYQLLGTQCREAVPISWWSIDSSPENWAAEAADAVENGYTSFKNKPRPWWDINDQVEAVAEAVPSDFKLDLDPNGSWRDAETAIPVLQKLAGHPNVAMFETPIPQGDVEGNKQIRQEVGCQIAMHFGSPPYTTCVCEDVNTGFVIGGGKSQVMREGQLSAAADMPFWLQIVGNGLTTTWAGHLGSVLTHATWPAITCINLYSEHLLTQPVQVTDGCHKVPDAPGLGVEVDEDAVERCRVPDEALDADGYTIHPVPRIIKTAVYPDGSCIHMSGDGLSYFNAGNGEAQVEGARLELTFDDGSDEWADLFEKARETPVHG, from the coding sequence ATGAAAGTCACAAACGTTGAACGTGTAATTGTAGATGTCCCTTTCACCCCGCGTCAACAACAGATTACGACGCAGAGTGTGTCAACCGTTTACAACTGGTCGCTCCTTGAGTTGTGCAAGGTCACCACCGATACAGGACATGTCGGTTGGGGCGAGACGGTTATTCACTATACCTATTCCCGCGTCAGCGACGCCAGCGTCGAACGTGTGCTCGGTCAAAGTCCTGCCTTATTCATGAATGACGACTCATTGGGTGCTGGCTTGCAGATGGCGCTCTTCGATGTCGTCGGCAAAATTTTAGAGGTGCCGGTCTACCAACTCCTCGGCACGCAGTGTCGTGAGGCGGTCCCAATTTCATGGTGGTCTATTGATTCGTCGCCTGAAAACTGGGCAGCAGAAGCCGCGGATGCAGTGGAAAACGGATATACCAGTTTTAAAAACAAGCCGCGTCCGTGGTGGGATATCAACGATCAGGTGGAGGCTGTTGCGGAAGCCGTGCCATCAGATTTCAAACTCGACCTCGATCCAAACGGTTCTTGGCGCGATGCGGAAACCGCTATCCCTGTCCTGCAAAAACTCGCTGGACATCCAAACGTCGCAATGTTTGAGACCCCCATTCCGCAAGGCGACGTTGAAGGAAACAAGCAGATCCGCCAAGAGGTTGGTTGCCAAATCGCAATGCACTTCGGCTCACCACCCTATACGACTTGTGTATGTGAGGACGTAAATACTGGATTTGTTATCGGTGGTGGTAAGTCGCAGGTGATGCGTGAGGGGCAGCTCAGCGCGGCAGCCGATATGCCGTTTTGGCTCCAAATCGTCGGCAACGGCTTGACAACAACCTGGGCAGGGCATCTCGGAAGTGTGCTTACCCATGCGACATGGCCCGCAATTACCTGTATCAATCTCTATAGTGAACATCTACTCACACAACCGGTGCAAGTAACGGATGGCTGCCACAAGGTTCCTGATGCACCTGGGTTAGGTGTTGAGGTTGATGAGGACGCGGTTGAACGTTGCCGTGTGCCTGATGAAGCGTTAGACGCTGATGGCTACACGATTCATCCCGTGCCACGCATCATCAAAACCGCTGTCTATCCTGACGGCAGTTGTATCCACATGTCGGGTGATGGTTTGAGCTATTTCAATGCTGGTAACGGCGAGGCACAAGTAGAGGGCGCGCGTCTGGAACTAACCTTCGACGACGGCTCTGACGAATGGGCAGACCTCTTTGAAAAAGCACGCGAGACCCCTGTGCATGGATAG